A region from the Kribbella shirazensis genome encodes:
- a CDS encoding TniQ family protein produces the protein MTKPLMARVLPIRVPVLPGESLDSWLEALARRNGLTLTAFLRVLGITPGYYTRQLVTDLPPELVRRLEACTATPAGRLDQAVVAPRFPFEPNRERNCRFCPQCLTEHDRRWQLSWWLPWVFACTTHHALLHDTCPNCHAGLRTSLPSRTHQHSTATCLRRIAASSGTTGATRVCGADLAAAEALTLGPRHPLVATQQWIEELLDQPDPVEAHAVLADLNACTRWLLRTIDHLDLVQMGDLATNAWRDSLSELVTPSGRLRPYTAVVRGVVAHTARAFLDVDDNRDAIAAVRELRGRRPNSTNAIPGGMAQAEWDQLSPRTRRRFLHAADPVMRPIERVRLCSGTPRAAQPDSAAQNATRRVRRVPQLFWSGWTVRLMPRHGIQEGLFRGVAAALLLVPGEPTLNARGITDRLHPYLPNALAGTLRLAIAGGHDDVLTAICNLAHYLDTNPVPIDYQRRRDLVPAEPITLQAWRQLCFATGTQPGERAVGPNQTPRFVQAQRYLHQLLTGSDLADPTHPLAWKNPSDRGRYQAFLPSLTLDQRDALNDNGRRVLEELGIDEPLTWEPPAECAVGLALPGPDPADIDLDAVRRIVFDEQRPASAAARELGTTLTHVRYALQHTGAPARDWTAGSSPLTAWRRRQRAAALLTSDFLQREYTDGGKTFTQIAGELDIPRGLVLEYARAHGITIHRTRRPIPIDDAWLRDQYLTHKRSTASIATELGTNDGTIRRRLQRLGIPLRPAGVHSRQAMTITLDRRVPRDVRAAAQGNLHGWLRLHRFQIAMAFPSLETAATYLNTHQGALVRQFQRLERDIGAPLFHRGVFGKPHRPTPRGNRLLQHLDTGHVKTQLHAALSAQLVPMPDPATIAAATSTAATRRPPSPPRPYTGINVQRIRIRPETLTLLQDLISHAEDDIYAAQVSARTGLNPGSVSTRLRQLEHAGWLTSRLEDDISWLNRAPAGRGPGRRRTYYTLTSEGRRAAIHELQTRTPAKAPT, from the coding sequence GTGACCAAGCCGCTGATGGCCCGGGTGCTGCCGATCCGTGTCCCGGTGCTGCCCGGTGAAAGCCTGGACAGCTGGCTGGAAGCCCTTGCCCGACGCAACGGGCTCACGCTCACCGCGTTCCTGCGAGTGCTCGGCATTACTCCCGGCTACTACACCCGTCAACTCGTCACCGACCTGCCGCCCGAGCTGGTGCGAAGGCTCGAGGCATGCACCGCGACACCGGCTGGACGCCTCGACCAGGCCGTTGTGGCTCCGCGCTTTCCGTTCGAACCCAACCGGGAACGCAACTGCCGGTTCTGCCCCCAATGCCTGACCGAACACGACAGGCGCTGGCAGCTGAGCTGGTGGCTGCCCTGGGTCTTCGCCTGCACCACCCACCACGCGCTGCTCCACGACACCTGCCCCAACTGTCACGCCGGACTCCGCACCAGCCTGCCCAGCCGCACCCACCAGCACTCGACAGCCACCTGCCTCCGGCGCATCGCGGCCAGCTCAGGCACCACGGGCGCGACGCGGGTCTGTGGCGCCGACCTCGCCGCCGCCGAGGCGCTCACCCTCGGCCCCAGGCATCCGCTTGTGGCAACTCAGCAGTGGATCGAGGAACTCCTCGACCAACCCGACCCCGTCGAAGCCCACGCCGTCCTGGCCGACCTGAACGCCTGTACCCGCTGGCTGCTCCGTACCATCGACCACCTCGACCTCGTCCAGATGGGAGACCTCGCCACCAACGCCTGGCGCGACAGTCTCAGCGAGCTCGTCACCCCGTCCGGACGGCTGCGGCCATACACCGCCGTCGTCCGCGGCGTCGTCGCCCACACCGCCCGAGCCTTCTTGGATGTCGACGACAACCGCGACGCGATCGCGGCAGTCCGGGAGCTGCGCGGCCGGCGCCCAAACTCGACCAACGCCATCCCCGGCGGCATGGCCCAGGCGGAGTGGGACCAGCTTTCGCCACGCACCCGGCGCCGGTTCCTGCACGCCGCAGATCCGGTGATGCGCCCGATCGAGCGCGTCCGGCTCTGCTCCGGCACACCCCGTGCTGCTCAACCCGACTCCGCGGCACAGAACGCCACGCGGCGTGTCCGACGCGTTCCCCAACTGTTTTGGTCTGGCTGGACCGTTCGGCTGATGCCCCGGCACGGCATCCAGGAGGGCCTCTTCCGGGGCGTTGCGGCAGCACTCCTCCTGGTCCCGGGAGAACCCACGCTGAACGCGCGAGGCATCACCGACCGGTTGCATCCCTACCTTCCCAACGCCCTCGCTGGCACGCTGCGACTGGCCATCGCAGGCGGCCACGACGACGTATTGACCGCGATCTGCAATCTGGCCCACTACCTCGACACGAACCCCGTCCCGATCGACTACCAGCGGCGCCGCGACCTCGTCCCCGCCGAGCCCATCACGCTGCAGGCCTGGCGACAACTGTGCTTCGCCACCGGCACACAACCAGGCGAACGAGCGGTCGGCCCCAACCAAACACCCCGGTTCGTCCAGGCCCAGCGCTACCTCCACCAGCTCCTGACCGGCTCAGACCTCGCCGACCCCACGCACCCGCTGGCCTGGAAGAACCCCTCTGATCGAGGCCGCTACCAAGCCTTCCTGCCGTCGCTGACCCTCGACCAGCGCGACGCTCTAAACGACAACGGCCGTCGCGTCCTGGAGGAGCTCGGCATCGACGAACCGCTCACCTGGGAGCCACCCGCCGAATGCGCAGTCGGTCTCGCGCTCCCCGGGCCTGACCCCGCCGACATCGACCTGGACGCGGTCCGCCGGATCGTGTTCGACGAACAACGCCCGGCCAGCGCTGCCGCACGCGAACTCGGCACGACCCTCACTCACGTCCGGTACGCCCTCCAGCACACCGGGGCCCCTGCCCGAGACTGGACCGCAGGCAGCTCCCCGCTCACCGCCTGGCGGCGCCGTCAACGTGCCGCGGCCCTGCTCACCAGCGACTTCCTCCAGCGCGAATACACCGACGGCGGCAAGACCTTCACCCAGATCGCGGGAGAACTCGACATCCCCCGCGGCCTCGTCCTCGAGTACGCCCGAGCACACGGCATCACGATCCACCGCACCCGGCGCCCGATCCCGATCGATGACGCGTGGCTGCGCGACCAGTACCTCACCCACAAGCGCTCCACCGCCAGCATCGCCACCGAACTCGGCACCAACGACGGGACCATCCGCCGCCGCCTGCAGCGGCTCGGCATCCCGCTGCGGCCCGCCGGCGTCCACAGCCGCCAGGCCATGACCATCACCCTCGACCGGCGCGTTCCGCGCGACGTCCGTGCCGCAGCCCAGGGCAACCTTCATGGCTGGCTGCGGCTCCACCGCTTCCAGATCGCCATGGCCTTCCCCTCCCTGGAAACCGCAGCGACCTACCTGAACACCCACCAAGGCGCCCTGGTCAGGCAGTTCCAGCGCCTCGAACGCGACATCGGCGCACCCCTGTTCCACCGCGGCGTCTTCGGCAAACCGCACCGGCCCACTCCTCGCGGAAACAGACTGCTCCAACACCTCGACACCGGCCACGTCAAGACCCAGCTGCACGCCGCCCTCAGCGCCCAACTCGTGCCCATGCCCGACCCGGCCACAATCGCCGCCGCGACGAGCACCGCCGCCACCCGCCGGCCACCCAGCCCGCCACGGCCCTACACCGGCATCAACGTCCAACGCATCCGGATCCGGCCAGAGACCCTGACCCTCCTACAGGATCTCATCAGCCATGCTGAAGACGACATCTACGCTGCACAGGTCAGCGCACGGACCGGACTCAACCCCGGCAGCGTCTCCACACGACTGCGCCAACTCGAGCACGCCGGCTGGCTCACCAGCCGACTCGAAGACGACATCAGCTGGCTCAACCGCGCGCCCGCCGGACGCGGTCCAGGCCGCCGCCGCACCTACTACACCCTCACCAGCGAAGGACGCCGAGCCGCCATCCACGAACTCCAAACCCGTACACCGGCGAAGGCACCCACATGA
- a CDS encoding inorganic diphosphatase has translation MEFDVFIEIPKGTRNKYELDHKTNRLRLDRTLFTATQYPSDYGFIEDTLGQDGDPLDALVLLPEPTFPGCLIRARAIGMFRMTDEKGPDDKVLCVPAGDPRQEHLRDIHHVPEFDRLEIQHFFEVYKDLEPGKSVEGATWVGRTDAEAEITASFKRLKTEGH, from the coding sequence ATGGAGTTCGACGTCTTCATCGAGATCCCCAAGGGCACCCGGAACAAGTACGAGCTGGACCACAAGACGAACCGTCTGCGGCTGGACCGGACGCTGTTCACGGCCACCCAGTATCCGTCCGACTACGGGTTCATCGAGGACACCCTCGGTCAGGACGGCGACCCGCTGGATGCGCTCGTGCTGCTGCCGGAGCCGACGTTCCCCGGCTGCCTGATCCGCGCCCGCGCGATCGGCATGTTCCGGATGACCGACGAGAAGGGCCCGGACGACAAGGTGCTGTGCGTCCCGGCCGGCGACCCGCGCCAGGAGCACCTGCGCGACATCCACCACGTGCCGGAGTTCGACCGGCTCGAGATCCAGCACTTCTTCGAGGTCTACAAGGACCTCGAGCCGGGCAAGTCCGTCGAGGGCGCCACCTGGGTCGGGCGCACCGACGCCGAGGCCGAGATCACCGCCTCCTTCAAGCGCCTCAAGACCGAAGGCCACTGA
- the hpt gene encoding hypoxanthine phosphoribosyltransferase, translating into MDAADIEKDLTKIHYTEDQILAKLRELAARIEADYEGKDLLLVGVLRGAVMVMADLARSFSRHVEMDWMAISSYGSGTKSSGVVRIQKDLDTDITNRHVLIVEDIIDTGLTLSWLVSNLESRKPASLELCTAFVKPDAAKMQVPVKYVGLELPDEFVVGYGLDYAEKYRNLRCVATLAPHVYS; encoded by the coding sequence GTGGATGCGGCGGACATCGAGAAGGACCTGACCAAGATCCATTACACCGAGGACCAGATCCTCGCGAAGCTGCGCGAGCTCGCAGCGCGGATCGAGGCGGACTACGAGGGCAAGGACCTGCTCCTGGTCGGCGTCCTGCGGGGCGCGGTGATGGTGATGGCCGACCTGGCCCGGTCGTTCAGCCGGCACGTGGAGATGGACTGGATGGCCATCTCGTCATACGGCTCCGGGACCAAGTCGTCGGGTGTGGTCCGGATCCAGAAGGACCTGGACACCGACATCACCAACCGGCACGTGCTGATCGTCGAGGACATCATCGACACCGGGCTGACGCTCAGCTGGCTGGTCAGCAACCTGGAGTCCCGCAAGCCCGCGTCGCTGGAGCTGTGCACGGCATTCGTCAAGCCGGACGCCGCCAAGATGCAGGTGCCGGTCAAGTACGTCGGCCTGGAGCTGCCGGACGAGTTCGTCGTCGGGTACGGGCTCGACTACGCGGAGAAGTACCGGAACCTGCGCTGCGTGGCAACGCTGGCGCCGCACGTCTACTCCTGA
- the tilS gene encoding tRNA lysidine(34) synthetase TilS, translating into MPGSPDSTAEPAGTGGEAVEAMVEHRRGKLHPAVARTREAVRATLSELPRGTTALVACSGGTDSLALAAATAFEAPKLGLRAGAVVVDHGLQADSAHVAETAAEQCRGLGLDPVLVCEVEVGTEGGPEGAARAARYDALRKAADELAADVVLLAHTRDDQAETVLLGLGRGSGARSLAGMAPAVGLLRRPFLEVPRATTAAACIASGLRPWHDPHNDDPQYTRVRVRHEVLPVLEEALGPGVVEALARTAGLLRADADALDQLAADVAETALGRAEGQVRCDVGVLAEEPAAVRTRVLRQAALEAGCRATDLTAGHVASVDALVTDWRGQRWIDLPQGIRAVRQGGFIILGPDVTG; encoded by the coding sequence ATGCCTGGGTCGCCCGACTCCACGGCTGAGCCGGCCGGGACCGGCGGCGAGGCTGTGGAGGCCATGGTCGAGCACCGCCGGGGGAAGCTGCACCCGGCCGTCGCCCGGACGAGGGAGGCTGTGCGGGCCACGCTGAGCGAGCTGCCGCGGGGTACGACGGCGCTGGTCGCCTGCTCCGGTGGAACCGATTCGCTCGCGCTGGCGGCTGCTACCGCGTTCGAGGCGCCCAAGCTCGGTCTGCGCGCCGGTGCGGTCGTCGTGGACCACGGTCTGCAGGCTGACTCGGCACATGTCGCGGAGACGGCCGCTGAGCAGTGCCGGGGGCTCGGGCTGGACCCTGTCCTCGTCTGTGAGGTCGAGGTCGGCACCGAGGGCGGTCCGGAGGGGGCGGCTCGGGCCGCGCGGTACGACGCTCTGCGGAAGGCGGCGGATGAGCTGGCAGCGGACGTCGTACTGCTGGCTCACACTCGTGATGATCAGGCTGAGACCGTTCTGCTAGGGCTCGGGCGTGGGTCCGGGGCTCGGTCCTTGGCGGGAATGGCTCCGGCAGTGGGGCTGCTGCGCCGGCCGTTCCTGGAGGTGCCGCGGGCGACTACTGCGGCCGCCTGCATCGCTTCCGGACTCCGGCCGTGGCACGACCCGCACAACGACGATCCGCAGTACACGCGGGTCCGGGTGCGGCACGAGGTGCTACCGGTGCTGGAGGAGGCGCTGGGGCCCGGCGTGGTCGAGGCGCTGGCCCGTACGGCGGGACTGCTCCGGGCAGACGCCGATGCGCTCGACCAGCTCGCTGCGGACGTGGCGGAGACCGCACTGGGCCGTGCCGAAGGACAGGTGCGCTGCGACGTCGGCGTACTCGCTGAGGAGCCCGCTGCGGTCCGCACGCGCGTACTGCGACAGGCCGCGCTGGAGGCGGGCTGCCGGGCTACGGACCTCACCGCCGGCCACGTGGCGTCGGTCGACGCGCTGGTGACCGACTGGCGGGGCCAGCGCTGGATCGATCTGCCCCAGGGGATTCGCGCGGTCCGCCAGGGCGGATTCATCATCCTCGGCCCGGATGTGACAGGCTGA
- the dacB gene encoding D-alanyl-D-alanine carboxypeptidase/D-alanyl-D-alanine-endopeptidase, producing MARPARAAFVTLLTTALCAGLVSGARAVPASQQATRQAPPVLAPAATEGAAPTAAGAGKALATILKDPSLGAHRGIYVYDASRGKPVFSVGAATPYTPASTLKLLTTVAALAALGPDHTFATKVVSTGKSSIVLVGGGDPLLTVKPSANDGFPARASLQALAASTAKTLKAQGIASVTLGYDASLFTGPAVNANWEPNYVPEGIAAPTSALWVNEGRLSPGMAKRSTAPAQSAAVSFQKLLTQYGIKVAASTRAAVAPAGAKPIAQVKSPTVGQLVEYVNLHSDNDGAEVLLRHVGVATGNGGSYAGGVKGLRATLTKLGLDVSTARIYDGSGLARGNKVPLDLLAGAVRVAASKQHPELRHLLTGLPVAGFNGSLRERFGAAGTGPGTGVVRAKTGTLTGVHSLAGYARTRSGTLLVFAVASDSVPVPKTLDARASLDRATAALANCGC from the coding sequence GTGGCCCGACCTGCCCGTGCGGCATTCGTCACGCTGCTCACCACGGCCCTCTGTGCCGGACTGGTGAGCGGCGCACGCGCCGTACCCGCATCGCAGCAGGCCACGCGGCAGGCTCCCCCTGTCCTGGCGCCGGCGGCCACCGAGGGCGCCGCTCCGACCGCGGCCGGTGCCGGCAAGGCGCTCGCCACGATCCTCAAGGACCCGTCGCTCGGCGCGCACCGCGGCATCTACGTGTACGACGCGTCACGCGGCAAGCCGGTGTTCTCGGTCGGCGCCGCGACGCCGTACACGCCTGCCTCGACCCTGAAGCTGCTCACCACCGTCGCCGCGCTGGCGGCGCTCGGCCCTGACCACACCTTCGCCACCAAGGTCGTGAGCACCGGCAAGAGCTCGATCGTGCTGGTCGGCGGCGGCGACCCGCTGCTCACCGTCAAACCGTCCGCGAACGACGGCTTCCCGGCGCGGGCCAGCCTGCAGGCGCTGGCTGCGAGTACGGCGAAGACGCTGAAGGCCCAGGGCATCGCGTCGGTCACCCTCGGGTACGACGCCTCGCTGTTCACCGGCCCGGCCGTCAACGCGAACTGGGAGCCGAACTACGTGCCCGAAGGCATCGCCGCGCCGACCTCCGCCCTGTGGGTGAACGAGGGCCGCCTGTCACCCGGGATGGCCAAGCGCTCGACCGCCCCGGCGCAGTCCGCCGCCGTGTCGTTCCAGAAGCTGCTGACGCAGTACGGCATCAAGGTCGCTGCGAGCACCAGGGCCGCTGTCGCACCGGCCGGCGCCAAGCCGATCGCGCAGGTCAAGTCGCCGACGGTGGGACAGCTCGTCGAGTACGTGAACCTCCACAGCGACAACGACGGTGCTGAGGTGCTCCTGCGTCACGTGGGCGTCGCGACCGGCAACGGCGGCTCGTACGCCGGTGGCGTCAAAGGCCTGCGCGCCACGCTCACGAAGCTCGGTCTGGATGTCAGCACGGCCCGCATCTACGACGGCAGCGGGCTGGCTCGCGGTAACAAGGTCCCGCTCGACCTGCTCGCCGGTGCGGTCCGGGTGGCCGCGTCGAAGCAGCACCCGGAGCTGCGGCACCTGCTGACCGGTCTCCCGGTCGCAGGGTTCAACGGGAGCCTCAGGGAGCGTTTCGGCGCCGCAGGCACCGGCCCCGGGACCGGTGTGGTCCGTGCGAAGACCGGAACACTCACCGGCGTCCACAGCCTCGCCGGGTACGCCCGGACCCGCTCCGGCACCCTCCTGGTGTTCGCGGTCGCCAGCGACAGCGTCCCCGTTCCCAAGACCCTCGACGCCCGCGCGTCCCTCGACCGCGCCACCGCCGCACTGGCCAATTGCGGCTGCTGA
- a CDS encoding TniB family NTP-binding protein, producing the protein MSTQQFSLSRKEGWRRFVDAPPRPRPDALARAQLNALTSEAADDYNESRHDWHANFGIVATPQLSAIHDELDQIVASNRQDGDRIRSAAVIDALPGLGKTTIANLFGRAFDRAQIRRHSPVTDAGHERIPVFRVGLTSNTTLRTLNRMICEFYGHPATDRANAAALASHALDCVLSCQTQLGIIDDVHFIDLDRRDGLAVSNHLKWLANELPVTFVYVGVGLAERRFFADGLTGKNVVLAQTARRWTRLGVDPFRFDTDQGRRHWTSLVKATERQLVLTDHRPGMLVDVADYLFERTTGHIGSYFTLLVRGCYRAIRTGTEALTRDLLDGVRLDEASEQARKQLAAALAHRNRSAASEAVS; encoded by the coding sequence ATGTCGACCCAGCAGTTCAGCCTGTCCCGCAAGGAAGGATGGCGCCGATTCGTTGACGCTCCACCGAGGCCGCGCCCAGACGCCTTGGCCCGTGCTCAGCTGAATGCGCTGACCAGCGAGGCGGCAGACGACTACAACGAGAGCCGTCACGATTGGCACGCGAACTTCGGCATCGTCGCAACCCCGCAGTTGTCGGCGATCCACGACGAACTGGACCAGATCGTGGCCAGCAACCGCCAAGACGGCGACCGGATCCGCTCGGCCGCGGTCATCGACGCCCTGCCCGGGCTGGGCAAGACCACTATCGCGAACCTGTTCGGCCGGGCGTTCGACCGCGCCCAGATCCGCCGCCACAGCCCGGTCACCGACGCCGGCCACGAACGCATCCCTGTGTTCCGCGTCGGCCTGACATCCAACACCACGCTGCGGACGCTGAACCGGATGATCTGCGAGTTCTACGGCCACCCGGCCACCGACCGCGCCAACGCCGCCGCTCTGGCCAGCCACGCCCTGGATTGCGTGCTGTCGTGCCAGACCCAGCTGGGCATCATCGACGACGTCCACTTCATCGACCTGGACCGCCGCGACGGCCTCGCGGTGTCGAACCACCTCAAGTGGCTGGCCAACGAGCTCCCGGTCACCTTTGTTTACGTCGGTGTCGGCCTGGCCGAACGACGGTTCTTCGCTGACGGCCTCACCGGAAAGAACGTTGTGCTCGCTCAGACCGCGCGACGTTGGACCCGGCTCGGCGTTGACCCGTTCCGGTTCGACACCGACCAAGGGCGCCGCCACTGGACGAGCCTGGTCAAGGCCACCGAGCGCCAACTGGTGCTGACTGACCACCGGCCTGGGATGCTGGTCGACGTCGCCGACTACCTGTTCGAACGCACGACCGGCCACATCGGCTCCTACTTCACTCTCCTCGTCCGCGGCTGCTACCGCGCGATCCGCACCGGCACCGAGGCCCTGACCCGCGACCTGCTCGACGGTGTCCGGCTCGACGAGGCCTCTGAACAAGCACGGAAGCAGCTCGCCGCCGCACTCGCCCACCGCAACCGCAGCGCCGCGTCGGAAGCGGTGTCGTGA
- the ftsH gene encoding ATP-dependent zinc metalloprotease FtsH: MDVKRIFRGPLFWIVVAFLGVLVIGQLLTGSTGYKTQPTGQVVQLIQQAKSSSDKTIKSVTLVNPDQEIRVEKTDGTKLRAHWVDGQGNTLGNDLQTLFTDGKIERYDVENPKPSFIGQVFSTLIPFLLIAVVFIFLMNSMQGGGSRVMSFAKSKAKLVTKDTPKTTFADIAGVDEAIEELQEIKEFLQEPGKFQAVGAKIPKGVLLYGQPGTGKTLLARAVAGEAGVPFYSISGSDFVEMFVGVGASRVRDLFEQAKTNAPAIVFIDEIDAVGRHRGAGLGGGHDEREQTLNQLLVEMDGFDVRGGVILIAATNRPDVLDPALLRPGRFDRQIAVDAPDLPGRQKILKVHARGKPMAQDVDLTAVARRTPGMTGADLANVLNEAALLTARSNAQLIDNRALDEAIDRVIAGPQRRTRLMSDKEKVLTAYHEGGHALVAAALPHSDPVQKVTILPRGRALGYTMVMPDEDKYSTTRSEMLDKLAYMLGGRAAEEMVFHDPTTGASNDIEKASALARAMVTQYGMTERLGAIKFGQDSSEPFLGRDFGSQRNYSEEIAAAVDEEVGKLILNAHQEAFDILVENRAVLDHLVEELLEKETLDKNEIARVFAPVIKRERRPAWTGSSTRVPSDQPPVMPVPGRAEQNGSLTDVLPGGSVGPDEAIRPPDYGSGPTPPNKQ; this comes from the coding sequence ATGGACGTGAAGCGCATCTTCCGCGGACCCCTGTTCTGGATCGTCGTCGCCTTCCTCGGCGTGCTGGTGATCGGGCAGCTCCTGACCGGCTCGACCGGGTACAAGACCCAGCCCACCGGCCAGGTCGTCCAGCTGATCCAGCAGGCGAAGTCGTCGAGCGACAAGACGATCAAGTCGGTCACGCTGGTCAACCCGGACCAGGAGATCCGGGTCGAGAAGACCGACGGCACCAAACTCCGGGCGCACTGGGTCGACGGCCAGGGCAACACGCTCGGGAACGACCTGCAGACCCTGTTCACCGACGGCAAGATCGAGCGGTACGACGTCGAGAACCCGAAGCCGAGCTTCATCGGCCAGGTGTTCTCCACGCTGATCCCGTTCCTGCTGATCGCGGTGGTGTTCATCTTCCTGATGAACTCGATGCAGGGCGGCGGCTCCCGGGTGATGAGCTTCGCCAAGTCGAAGGCCAAGCTGGTCACCAAGGACACCCCGAAGACCACGTTCGCCGACATCGCCGGTGTCGACGAGGCGATCGAGGAGCTCCAGGAGATCAAGGAGTTCCTGCAGGAGCCCGGCAAGTTCCAGGCGGTCGGGGCCAAGATCCCGAAGGGCGTGCTGCTCTACGGCCAGCCCGGTACCGGTAAGACCCTGCTGGCCCGTGCGGTCGCGGGCGAGGCCGGGGTGCCGTTCTACTCGATCTCCGGTTCGGACTTCGTCGAGATGTTCGTCGGTGTCGGCGCCTCCCGGGTCCGGGACCTGTTCGAGCAGGCCAAGACGAATGCGCCGGCGATCGTGTTCATCGACGAGATCGACGCGGTCGGCCGGCACCGGGGCGCGGGCCTCGGCGGCGGTCACGACGAGCGCGAGCAGACCCTGAACCAGCTGCTGGTCGAGATGGACGGCTTCGACGTCCGCGGCGGTGTGATCCTGATCGCCGCCACGAACCGGCCCGACGTCCTCGACCCGGCGCTGCTGCGGCCCGGCCGCTTCGACCGGCAGATCGCCGTCGACGCGCCGGACCTGCCCGGCCGGCAGAAGATCCTCAAGGTGCACGCCCGCGGCAAGCCGATGGCGCAGGACGTGGACCTCACCGCGGTCGCCCGCCGGACGCCGGGCATGACCGGTGCCGACCTGGCCAACGTGCTGAACGAGGCGGCCCTGCTGACCGCCCGGTCGAACGCGCAGCTGATCGACAACCGCGCCCTGGACGAGGCCATCGACCGCGTGATCGCCGGTCCGCAGCGCCGGACCCGGCTGATGTCGGACAAGGAGAAGGTGCTCACGGCGTACCACGAGGGCGGCCACGCCCTGGTCGCCGCGGCGCTGCCGCACTCCGACCCGGTGCAGAAGGTGACGATCCTGCCGCGTGGCCGCGCGCTCGGCTACACGATGGTGATGCCGGACGAGGACAAGTACTCGACCACCCGGTCCGAGATGCTGGACAAGCTGGCCTACATGCTGGGCGGCCGGGCGGCCGAGGAGATGGTCTTCCACGACCCCACCACGGGCGCCAGCAACGACATCGAGAAGGCCAGCGCACTGGCCCGCGCGATGGTCACGCAGTACGGCATGACCGAGCGGCTCGGGGCGATCAAGTTCGGCCAGGACAGCAGCGAGCCGTTCCTGGGCCGGGACTTCGGCAGCCAGCGGAACTACTCCGAGGAGATCGCGGCCGCGGTCGACGAGGAGGTCGGCAAGCTGATCCTCAACGCGCACCAGGAGGCCTTCGACATCCTGGTCGAGAACCGGGCGGTCCTGGACCACCTGGTCGAGGAGCTGCTGGAGAAGGAGACCCTGGACAAGAACGAGATCGCTCGGGTGTTCGCCCCGGTGATCAAGCGGGAGCGGCGGCCGGCCTGGACCGGTTCGTCCACCCGGGTCCCGTCCGACCAGCCGCCGGTGATGCCGGTCCCCGGCCGCGCCGAGCAGAACGGCTCGCTGACCGACGTGCTGCCGGGCGGTTCCGTCGGCCCGGACGAGGCGATCCGCCCGCCGGACTACGGCAGCGGCCCCACCCCGCCGAACAAGCAGTAG
- a CDS encoding zinc-dependent metalloprotease, with product MSTAEGGTTTEMVDWQLATGVARKLLRPGPAVSRAEANQVVADLRQFAAESEGHVRDFTGLQATSATAPVVIVDRPGWVQANADGFRTVLQPLADKLREKADRTPGLSSAVGSRVTGIEAGALLAFLSSRVLGQFDPFYPAKPDPDRPGLTGRLLLVAPNVVHVESELGVVPRDFRLWVCLHEETHRVQFTAVPWLRDHLRSEIALFLDQAELDASAYAAMFREAVQRLGRSVRGEAELSLVDLMQSPEQRAVLDRLTAVMSLLEGHADFVMDGVGPSVIPTVETIRSKFSSRRASGNPVDQLLKRLLGLDAKLRQYKDGAAFVRRVVDRVGMEGFNRVWTGPNTLPTKNEIANPDAWVARLHG from the coding sequence ATGAGTACGGCGGAAGGCGGGACCACGACCGAGATGGTCGACTGGCAGCTGGCAACCGGTGTGGCGCGGAAGCTCCTGCGTCCCGGCCCGGCGGTCAGCCGCGCGGAGGCGAACCAGGTGGTCGCCGACCTGCGGCAGTTCGCGGCCGAGTCCGAGGGCCACGTGCGTGACTTCACCGGGCTGCAGGCCACGTCGGCCACGGCACCAGTGGTGATCGTGGACCGGCCCGGCTGGGTGCAGGCGAACGCGGACGGCTTCCGGACCGTGCTGCAGCCGCTGGCCGACAAGCTGCGCGAGAAGGCGGACCGGACGCCCGGCCTGTCCTCGGCGGTCGGTTCCCGCGTGACGGGGATCGAGGCTGGTGCGCTGCTGGCGTTCCTGTCGTCGCGGGTGCTCGGGCAGTTCGACCCGTTCTACCCGGCGAAGCCGGACCCGGACCGCCCCGGTCTGACCGGACGGCTGCTGCTGGTGGCCCCCAACGTCGTCCATGTGGAGTCGGAGCTGGGCGTCGTACCGCGGGACTTCCGGTTGTGGGTGTGTCTGCACGAGGAGACCCACCGGGTGCAGTTCACCGCGGTCCCGTGGCTGCGGGACCACCTGCGCTCCGAGATCGCGCTGTTCCTCGACCAGGCCGAGCTGGACGCCTCGGCGTACGCCGCGATGTTCCGGGAGGCCGTGCAGCGGCTGGGCCGGTCGGTGCGTGGCGAGGCCGAGCTGAGCCTGGTGGACCTGATGCAGTCGCCGGAGCAGCGGGCGGTGCTGGACCGGCTGACCGCGGTCATGTCGCTGCTGGAGGGCCACGCGGACTTCGTGATGGACGGGGTGGGCCCGTCGGTCATTCCGACCGTGGAGACGATCCGGTCCAAGTTCTCGTCGCGGCGGGCCAGCGGCAACCCGGTGGACCAGCTGCTGAAGCGGCTGCTCGGACTGGACGCGAAGCTGCGGCAGTACAAGGACGGTGCGGCGTTCGTACGCCGCGTGGTGGACCGCGTCGGCATGGAGGGGTTCAACCGGGTGTGGACCGGCCCGAACACGCTGCCGACGAAGAACGAGATCGCGAATCCCGATGCCTGGGTCGCCCGACTCCACGGCTGA